From Treponema sp. OMZ 787:
ATCGGAAAGGGAAGTTTGTTCCTCGGCCGTCTTACAAACCTCTTCGACGGCTTGAGCTTCTTGATTGAAGCCAATGACGGAAAAGGCTCCGCTTCTGCAGGTCAGGACACAGCCGGAATAAAGAAGATTGTTGCCGAAGCAATGAGAAACGTAGCCGAAAATATTCTCAAATCCCAAAACTAAGGAGATAAGAATATGGCAGATAAAAAACAAATTGCTGATTTATTTTTAGGACTTGCCGAAGGGCTTGAAGGCGGCTCATTTGCCGGCCGATTCCCCGTCGGTTTAACCATTCCGGGAAGCGAACACGGCGAAGCAGAGCTTGTTTATGCCGCAGAGCTTGCCGCAAAAAGAAACCCCGATTTGGATGTAATCCTTATCGGAGGCCCTGAAGTAAAAGGCTTAAAGCATTTCCCTGCAGCAACTCTCGAAGATGCTCATAAAGAAATGGAACGCCTTTTTAAAGAAGGAACAATTAAGGCCTGTGTTACCATGCACTATAACTTCCCCTTGGGCGTAAGCACAGTAGGAAAGGTCGTAACCCCCGGTAAGGGACGAGAGATGATTCTTGCTACTACTACGGGAACAACCGATGCAAACCGCTACAAGGCCATGCTTTTAAACGCTATCGGCGGTATTGCCGTTGCTAAGGCTTCAGGAATAGCCGAGCCCACAGTAGGTCTTTTGAACATTGACGGCATCGCCGTTATCGAAAAAGCCTTAAACAAGATGAAGGAAAGAGGCTACAAGGTAAGCTACACTGAATCAAACCGTGCAGACGGAGGTGTCCGCATGAGAGGAAATGACCTCTTGCAGGGAACTCCCGATGTAATGGTTTGCGATACCCTTACAGGAAACCTGCTTATTAAGCTCTTTTCTTCCTTTGTAACAGGAGGAAGCTATGAGGGTTCAGGCTTCGGTTACGGACCCTGTATCGGTTCAGGCTATGATGATGTTGTCGGAATTATTTCGAGAGCATCCGGAGCTCCTGCAATCGCAAATGCCCTAAAGTTCGTTGCAGACTGCGCAAAGAACAATGTTCACGGCATTTATGCAGAAGAACTCAAGGCCGCTAAAAAGGCAGGCTTGGATGAGCTCTTGGAAGACATGCCCGGAGCAAAGCCTGTTGCTGCAGCCGCTGCTGAAGAGGTAAAGGCTCCGCCCAAGAAAACGGTTGATGCCGGTATCCCCGGAATCGACGTTATCGAAATCGAAGACGCTTGCAAGGCTCTTTGGAAAGAAGGTATCTATGCCGAAACGGGAATGGGTTGTACCGGCCCCGTAATCATGGTAAGCGAAGAAGACTTACCCAAGGCAAGGGATATACTCCGCAAAGCCGATTACATTTAAAAACAAAAAAGGCGGGTTGCTTTAAAAGCTCCCGCCTTTTTTTTAGATATGCTTTGAAACAAAGTTTACAAGGCTCTTTTTATCCATGTAACCTATGTGTCTATCCACCTCTTTTCCATCTTTTAAAATAACCAAAGTGGGAATAGACATACACTTAAATTTAATTGCTAATTCGCGTGCATGATCCACATTAGACTGTGCAATCACAGCCTTGTCACCGAGTTCCGCCTCGGCAGCCTGCAGCTCAGGACTGAGCTGTACGCATCCCGGTCACCAAGGAGCCCAAAAATCAACTAAAACGGGCTTGGTAGTCTTTAGGGTCTCATCAAAGTTAGCATTTGTAATATCCAATACTGCCATAATCATCTCCTTATAATTTTAGATTAGAAAAAATCATTTTTCCCGATTGGTTAAAATATACGGAATTCCAAAATACACGGCAATACATAAATTCCATTTATTTTCCTAATTTTTATTGACTTTTTTTTCGATTGCCTGTATTATGAGACTGGACAGTAGTCATTTTTTAAGGAGCATACCAATGAATTGGATTTTGTATGTGATCCTTCCTGCTGTCTGTATAATTCTTGGATGGACGATTCGCTGGCTTTATGCCAGATTTCAACTATCTGCTTCTGAACAACGTGCAGAACGGATCTTACAGGAGGCAATAAAAGATGCGGAAGCTCAGAAGAAGGAATTTCTTCTTGAAGCAAAAGAGCAGCTGATTCGGGAACAAAAACAGCAGGAACGGGAAAATAGGGAACGCAGGAGCGATCTCCAGCGTTTTGAACGCAGATTGACACAAAAAGAGGAACTCCTCGATAAGCGTGTCGAAACTGTAGAAAAGCAAGAAAAAGAACTTGTCAAGAGAGAAGCCGCACTTGATGAGCGTGCTGAAATTTTAAGCGGCGAAGAAGAAAGATACAGGGAAGAATTGGAAAGAATTTCCGGTTTGACCCAGCAGCAGGCAAAGGATTTGATTATCCGTGACTTAGAAACTGAGGCAAAGCATGATGCGGTTACTATCATAAACAAGATAGAACAAGAAGCTCAGCTTACGGCAGAAAAAAAGGCGCGGGATATTTTAATTACGACGATCCAGCGTCTTGCAACGGAAACGGCGAGCGACATTACTGTCTCAACGGTCAGCTTGCCCAGCGATGAGATGAAAGGAAGAATTATCGGCCGCGAAGGCCGCAACATTCGAGCCTTGGAAACTCTGACCGGTGTAGACATAATAATCGACGATACACCTGAGGCTGTTGTAGTATCTTGTTTTGACCCTGTACGCAAGGAAATTGCAAGAGTTGCCTTAGAAAGATTGATTCTTGACGGCCGAATTCATCCGGCCCGCATTGAAGAGATTGTGCAAAAGGTAACCAGAGAAATTTCGCAAAAGGTTTATGAAGAAGGAGAGAGGGTTTTATTCGACCTCGGTATCCATAACATGAACCAAGAAGGCGTAAGGGCCTTGGGAAGACTCTACTTTAGAACGAGCTACGGACAAAATGTTCTACATCATTCTAAAGAGGTTGCCATAATAGCCGGAATGATTGCAAGCGAAATCGGCGCAAATGTCGAAATCGCAAAACGCGGTGCCTTGCTGCATGATGTCGGAAAGGGTGCAGAAACCGACTCCGATAAAAACCATGCAGAGATAGGAATGGAACTTGCAAAGAAGATCAATGAAGATCCGAGGGTTGTCAATGCCGTAGGTGCTCACCACAACGATATAGAGCCCACCTGCATTGAATCGGTAATAGTGCAGATTGCAGATGCAATTTCAGCCGCCCGTCCGGGTGCAAGACGCGAAACTATGGATAACTACGTTAAGCGGCTTGAAAACCTTGAACAGCTGGCTGAAGGCTTTAGCGGAGTCGAAAAAGCCTATGCAATCCAAGCCGGAAGGGAATTGCGGGTTGTTATCAACAACGAAAAGATTTCCGATGCCGATACCAAGATTTTAGCCCGGGACATTGCAAAAAAAATCGAAAACGATTTGCAGTACCCCGGAAGAATCCGCGTAACCCTAATACGGGAAACACGTATCGTAGAATACGCCCGCTAAAAACCGCTTAAGCAAAAAAGCCCTCACTTCCGAGGGCTTTTTTCATTTATACCGATCACTTTGCTTTTTGATCGTAATCTGAATAAAAGGAAGTATCGAAAAAAAATTATTTTTAAAGTTTAAAGGCTTTGAAGTCATTCTTTTTTAGTAATAGCTTTAACAGCCCAAAGATAACCGGGAGAGCGTCTAATTTCCATATCGTCTTTAAGGGTTTCTGTGTATTCATTTGAGCCGCTTAACATTCCCTTCCATTCAACAAAAACATATCCGGGCCTTAACTGTATATATTTTTCGGCTTCTTTTTTAGCAGCAGCCCACTTTGTGCCGGGTTTTACCCTAAAGGTATCTTCTTTTACAATTATACCTTTGTCTCCTTCCACAACAACAGAAACAGGATGTATAAAAAGAGAACATCCTACAGTTGTCATTATCATAAGGATCAAAACAATAAGTTTTATTTTTAAACTATATTTCATAAATACTCCCATAATTCTAATCTATATTTTTATTTTTAAATAATTATCCACATTATAAATAAAGAAATGTTATTGTCAACTTAAACTTTTTATGTAGAATAGTTTTTTTCTATCAACTTTTTATAAATCTCCTCGTTTTCCTTTCCAAAGCAAACGATAAAAACCTTCATATCCTTATGCTCTTTTAAAAAGGCGGAAATTTCTTTTAAGGCGATACTCGCAGCTTCTTCCTTAGGATAACCGTAGACTCCCGTACTTATACAGGGAAAGGCTATGGACTTACAGCCGTATTCAAGAGCCAAATTTAAGCATGATCTATAAGAACCGGCTAAAAGTTCAGCCTCTCCGTTTTTTCCGCCTTCATAGACAGGACCCGGTGTATGAATTACATATTTTGAAGGCAGTTTATAAGCCTTTGTTATCTTAGCCTCCCCTGTCTTACAGCCCTTTAATTTTCTACATTCTTCCAATAATTCAGGGCCTGCAGCGGAATGAATAGCCCCGTCAACCCCGCTTCCGCCTAAAAGAGTCGTATTTGCAGCGTTTACAATAGCATCAACCTTTAATTTTGTAATGTCGGCATTAATTATTTCTATAGATAAAATACTTGTATTTTCCATAAATTAGATTATAACACAAAAAATCAAAATAAAACACTAGATTTTGAGTGTATAACCCCTGTATTTTTTTTAGAATATATGTTAATATATAGCCAAGTTTTGTGGATAATTCTTTTATCACTGTATAATCAGTAATAAAATGTTTATAATTTTACAAACTTATAAATATTATAACTCTATATTCAATATAGAATTAAGCAGCTTATCAACAAATTCACAAGGCTTACTACTATAACTACTAATTATTATAATATAGATATTATAAAACAAGGAGAAAAAATATGAAAATAAGTTTTGACAGAGACACTCTTTTAAAAGAAATCTCTATCGCTCAGGAAATTATCGCTACAAAAACAGCCCTTACGATCCTTTCAAACGTATTGTTATCGGTTAAAGACGGAAGCCTTACAATAAAAGCAACCGACATAAAGGTAAGCTTTGAAACAAAGATACCCGTAAATATCATTGAAGAAGGCTCAACAACAGTTTTTTGCGATAAATTCGCCGGTATTCTTTCATCCTTGCCCTCAGGTGAAGTAGAAATAGAACAAAAAGATCAAAAGCTCACAATAAAATCGGTAGTAAAAAAGGCTAAATTCCAGCTTAAAACAATACCCGAAAACGACTTCCCTGCCTTTACAGAACCTACAAATGTAAACTTCTTTAATATTCCTACAAAAGAATTTAAAGAAATGATTCATCAAACTATTTTTTCGGTTTCAGATGATGAAACTCGTTATTTTATGAACGGTGTTTATATCGAAAACAAAGAAGATACCTTATACTTTGTTGCAACCGACGGAAGACGCCTTGCTCATATTAAGAAAAATTTCGGAATCCCTATTCCCGAATTTAAGGGAGTTATTGTTCCTCCTAAAATTTTAAACATCATCAATAAAAGAGCATCCGATGAAGGAAATATAGAAGTAGGAATAGGCGAAAAAAACATCTTCTTTAATTTTAACTCTTATAAATTCTCTTCCGTTTTGATTGACGGTCAATTCCCCAACTACGAAAGGGTAATCCCTGAAAATCAAAACCTTTCATTTGAAGTTTCAAGAACAGAATTTATCGAAGCCTTAAAACGTGTTTCTCTTTTGGTAGAATTAAAAACAAGAAGAATCTTTTTAAACATTCTTCCCGGTTCTCTTATAATTTCTTCTCAAGAAAACGAAATAGGAAGCGCACGCGAAGAGATTCCTTGTAAATATGACGGCCAAGAGGTTATGCTCGCCTTAAACTATGTTTATATCGAAGACCCATTGAAAACCATCAGTTCGGACAGAATAAAGGTAGAATTTACCGAGGCTATGAAGGCTATTACCTTAAAGCCCGAACCGGAAGAAGACTTTTTCCATATAATAATGCCGATGCAGACGGAGTAAGGTTCTAAGTGCCATTTCTTTCCGCCTCTTTCTATAATTTTAGAAATCTGGAAAATGCCACAGTAGATATTTCTTCCCCCGAAGTTTTTTTGGTAGGAAAAAACGGACAGGGGAAGACTAATTTTTTGGAAGCCCTTTATGTTTCTTCCTATGGAACTTCCTTTAGAACCCGATCTTTAGCTCAAATATGTACAAGGGACGAAAAGGAATTTAGCGTAAGGGCTCTTTATAAAGAAAACGATCAAATAAGCCATACAATTTCGATAATAATTCAAGATAAAAAAAAAGACATTCAAAAGAATTTTAAAAAGATTAAAAATTCCAAGGAATTGATAAGCACTGTTCCTTGTATTCTTTTTCACGGAGACGATATAGAATTTGCTGTCGGAACTCCTTCCCGAAAGAGGTTTTTTATAGATCAATCGGTTTCGCTCTGTAATTCAGACTTTATAGAAACCTTAGTGAGATATTCAAAGGCCTTAAAATCACGAAATGTAATATTGGAGCAAAAAAAGGCTTCTCTTTTAGATTCTATAGACGAGATTTTTGCTTCCCTTGCTCTTTTAATCACAAAGGAAAGAAAGAATATCGTAGATGAATATTCAAAGCATTTTTCTTCGATTTACGAGGAGATAAGCGGTGTTTCCGGTGTAGAAATGGTTTACCGCCCCTCGGTCAAGGTAGAAACTGAAGAAGATTTACTTATCTTGCTTGCAGAAAAACGCCAGAATGATTTAATCGATAGGACAAGCTCTACAGGCCCTCACCGCGACCGCATTCATTTTATAAAGGATAAAAAGCCCTTTACCGAAAGAGCCTCAAACGGTCAAAGGCGGCTTATCTCCCTTGTTTTAAGAATGATTCAAGCCAAAATTTATTCAGAAAAAACCGGCCGAAAGCCGATCTTTTTGATGGACGATATTCTTTTAGAACTCGACCCCGAAAAACGCCAAAAATTTATGGAACTCCTCCCCCCCTACGAACAACTCTTCTGCACCTTCCTCCCCGGCGAACCCTACAAAAACTACCAAAAAGAAACCACCAAAATATTTTTTGTGGAAGATGGAAAGTTTAGTGTGGAGAGGGAGTAGGATTTTTCTGATAAAAATTAATAAAGATAGGCCTAATCTGCCGACTGTTTATTTATTTGGTCAGTTATTATAGTAGAAAAATCTGATTTTTGCTTTTTTATCAGCTTAGGTTCACGGCTTACGCATGAAAAAAAATAGCCGATATTTAAAGTATGAAAACATTAAAAGAATATTTTAACGAACTTAATGATAATCGTCAGTCTGGCAAAGTAAAGCATCTAATCAGCGAAATATTGGTAATAGCACTGTGCGCTGTTTGTAGCGGAGTGCAAACTGTATTTGAAATAGGGGAATTTGCCGAAGTAAAAAAGGATTGGCTAAAAAATGAGGTAGGACTATTGTTAGAAAATGGAGTTCCTTCGCACGACACCATAGGAAGAGTCCTTGCGATGATTAATCCCAAACAATTTCAAAACCTTTTTATCTCGTGGATTGAACAATCCCTTAATATTCCGACAGGTTCATACATTCACATTGATGGAAAAACATTACGTGGAAGTGCAAGTGAACAAAGTAGAGGTATTCATTTGGTAAGTGCATTTGCTCACGAAGCGGGAGTTGTACTAGGACAAATAAAATGTGCTGAAAAATCGAATGAAATCACAGCAATTCCTGAACTCCTTAACCTTTTAAAACTAGAAAGCTCGATAATTACTATAGATGCCATGGGTTGTCAAAAAGAAATAGCAAAAGAAATCACAAAGAAAAAATGTGATTATGTATTGGCTCTAAAAGAAAATCAACCGGCAGCGTATAATGATGTAAAAGATTATTTTTCTATAGAAGATAAAGACTTTCAAAACACACTTTTAAGATTTGAAACCTTGGATATAGGGCATGGCAGAGAAGAAAAAAGAGAATACTTTCTTTCAACTAATATAAACTGGTTTGCAGAGAAGAATAAATGGGCAAATTTAAAGAGTTTTGGAATGGTCAAAAGCACTGTAAGGTGCAAAGGCAAACAATACAGTGAAAAGCGTTACTTTATTAGCAGTATAGAGGATATAAATGAGTTTGTAACAGCTGTAAGAACACATTGGACAATAGAAAACACCTTACACTGGTCGCTGGATGTAATATTTAGAGACGATGAATGTCAAATTCGAGAAAAAAATACTGCTGAAAACATAGCAATTTTAAGGAGGATTTGCTTTAATCGAATGAAAATGTATCAAAACGGTAAAACTCTGAAAAGGAAGAAAATGCTTTGTACTTTTGATGATTCATTTAGGTTTAATGTTTTATTTAGCTAAGGAATTCATGCGTAAGCCGTGAGCTTAGGTTGAAAATTATTGTTTTTTATTGTATAGTGAGGAAAGGTTGAAGGAATGTTAGGTTGTTGCCTTCGGCACAAAAGGAGATAAAATGAAATTTGAAGACAAAAGAAATGATGCAGTATCGTTTTTGAAGGAAAAAAATTACTCTGTAGCAATTGAAGAAAATAATATTGTATTTAAAGATGAATCAAAAAATACTTGGATTATAAACTTTGATAAGAATGATCCGACTTTTATTCGA
This genomic window contains:
- the grdD gene encoding glycine/sarcosine/betaine reductase complex component C subunit alpha, whose translation is MADKKQIADLFLGLAEGLEGGSFAGRFPVGLTIPGSEHGEAELVYAAELAAKRNPDLDVILIGGPEVKGLKHFPAATLEDAHKEMERLFKEGTIKACVTMHYNFPLGVSTVGKVVTPGKGREMILATTTGTTDANRYKAMLLNAIGGIAVAKASGIAEPTVGLLNIDGIAVIEKALNKMKERGYKVSYTESNRADGGVRMRGNDLLQGTPDVMVCDTLTGNLLIKLFSSFVTGGSYEGSGFGYGPCIGSGYDDVVGIISRASGAPAIANALKFVADCAKNNVHGIYAEELKAAKKAGLDELLEDMPGAKPVAAAAAEEVKAPPKKTVDAGIPGIDVIEIEDACKALWKEGIYAETGMGCTGPVIMVSEEDLPKARDILRKADYI
- a CDS encoding ISAs1 family transposase codes for the protein MKTLKEYFNELNDNRQSGKVKHLISEILVIALCAVCSGVQTVFEIGEFAEVKKDWLKNEVGLLLENGVPSHDTIGRVLAMINPKQFQNLFISWIEQSLNIPTGSYIHIDGKTLRGSASEQSRGIHLVSAFAHEAGVVLGQIKCAEKSNEITAIPELLNLLKLESSIITIDAMGCQKEIAKEITKKKCDYVLALKENQPAAYNDVKDYFSIEDKDFQNTLLRFETLDIGHGREEKREYFLSTNINWFAEKNKWANLKSFGMVKSTVRCKGKQYSEKRYFISSIEDINEFVTAVRTHWTIENTLHWSLDVIFRDDECQIREKNTAENIAILRRICFNRMKMYQNGKTLKRKKMLCTFDDSFRFNVLFS
- the trxA gene encoding thioredoxin, which translates into the protein MIMAVLDITNANFDETLKTTKPVLVDFWAPWUPGCVQLSPELQAAEAELGDKAVIAQSNVDHARELAIKFKCMSIPTLVILKDGKEVDRHIGYMDKKSLVNFVSKHI
- the rny gene encoding ribonuclease Y; its protein translation is MNWILYVILPAVCIILGWTIRWLYARFQLSASEQRAERILQEAIKDAEAQKKEFLLEAKEQLIREQKQQERENRERRSDLQRFERRLTQKEELLDKRVETVEKQEKELVKREAALDERAEILSGEEERYREELERISGLTQQQAKDLIIRDLETEAKHDAVTIINKIEQEAQLTAEKKARDILITTIQRLATETASDITVSTVSLPSDEMKGRIIGREGRNIRALETLTGVDIIIDDTPEAVVVSCFDPVRKEIARVALERLILDGRIHPARIEEIVQKVTREISQKVYEEGERVLFDLGIHNMNQEGVRALGRLYFRTSYGQNVLHHSKEVAIIAGMIASEIGANVEIAKRGALLHDVGKGAETDSDKNHAEIGMELAKKINEDPRVVNAVGAHHNDIEPTCIESVIVQIADAISAARPGARRETMDNYVKRLENLEQLAEGFSGVEKAYAIQAGRELRVVINNEKISDADTKILARDIAKKIENDLQYPGRIRVTLIRETRIVEYAR
- the dnaN gene encoding DNA polymerase III subunit beta, encoding MKISFDRDTLLKEISIAQEIIATKTALTILSNVLLSVKDGSLTIKATDIKVSFETKIPVNIIEEGSTTVFCDKFAGILSSLPSGEVEIEQKDQKLTIKSVVKKAKFQLKTIPENDFPAFTEPTNVNFFNIPTKEFKEMIHQTIFSVSDDETRYFMNGVYIENKEDTLYFVATDGRRLAHIKKNFGIPIPEFKGVIVPPKILNIINKRASDEGNIEVGIGEKNIFFNFNSYKFSSVLIDGQFPNYERVIPENQNLSFEVSRTEFIEALKRVSLLVELKTRRIFLNILPGSLIISSQENEIGSAREEIPCKYDGQEVMLALNYVYIEDPLKTISSDRIKVEFTEAMKAITLKPEPEEDFFHIIMPMQTE
- a CDS encoding DNA replication/repair protein RecF is translated as MPFLSASFYNFRNLENATVDISSPEVFLVGKNGQGKTNFLEALYVSSYGTSFRTRSLAQICTRDEKEFSVRALYKENDQISHTISIIIQDKKKDIQKNFKKIKNSKELISTVPCILFHGDDIEFAVGTPSRKRFFIDQSVSLCNSDFIETLVRYSKALKSRNVILEQKKASLLDSIDEIFASLALLITKERKNIVDEYSKHFSSIYEEISGVSGVEMVYRPSVKVETEEDLLILLAEKRQNDLIDRTSSTGPHRDRIHFIKDKKPFTERASNGQRRLISLVLRMIQAKIYSEKTGRKPIFLMDDILLELDPEKRQKFMELLPPYEQLFCTFLPGEPYKNYQKETTKIFFVEDGKFSVERE
- a CDS encoding O-acetyl-ADP-ribose deacetylase, which produces MENTSILSIEIINADITKLKVDAIVNAANTTLLGGSGVDGAIHSAAGPELLEECRKLKGCKTGEAKITKAYKLPSKYVIHTPGPVYEGGKNGEAELLAGSYRSCLNLALEYGCKSIAFPCISTGVYGYPKEEAASIALKEISAFLKEHKDMKVFIVCFGKENEEIYKKLIEKNYST